One genomic segment of Candidatus Latescibacterota bacterium includes these proteins:
- a CDS encoding HDIG domain-containing protein — protein sequence MSRSPRRASRLAVLINVLCGVALVAGLAMLYPPVSRSPHFEYKLGDVTQTGEEVIAPISFPVPIKPSVLAEQRAAASLSVPPVYRRDPAVARQLAQKLERLRADVAGFQPLDSLETRDQGIDRLLGLHPGLERDAIATLLASKHPGRILDAVEQTVDSLLEVGILDSRTSPIQGRGGEPRLTLISTGGERQLPADAVVDQDALGRVLQSKASALAGWTSEERAAFRSLARSHLRPNCFADPAETELRKRAAADAVPTQQIVAKGVRILSPNVQVTQDHLDRLTALEAAMGHEGQSTWRIVALHAGQALLLVFFTLLMTRFLTLYRHDFFVDPRRTLLLLILLFIFLGVSKFALDLEGGGEYMLPITFVAMIVAGLYDETLAVMVSTFALVLLGVTAQPPAGAMLVAFLAGGAASFSIRQLRSRLQLYRSILFVALAYLLGVGAVHLAQGQLHGMIKDSLEGMGNGLVCAWLVMPILPLLERIFDLTTDFTLLELTDLNRPILKRMKVEAPGTFQHSLAVSNLAEAAADAIGANPLLAKVCAYYHDIGKLAKPDYFAENIRGFKNRHEKLTPNMSALIIGDHVKRGLELADQIKLPSIVRQGIPEHHGTTVMRYFFHKAMEQDSHGQVKEDDFRYPGPKPQSAETAILMLADTVEATARTLSEPSAANIRSVVSSSIDKRLAEGELEECGLSISDLAGIRESFITTLLSIYHPRIKYPTEKPAEKPAPGAKPEKQENREQPADGGKAEAPAVEEAHAAQDRDESGAPRTR from the coding sequence ATGAGCCGCTCCCCTCGGCGAGCTTCGCGGCTGGCCGTTCTGATCAACGTCCTCTGCGGCGTGGCCCTGGTGGCCGGCCTGGCCATGCTCTACCCGCCGGTGTCGCGCTCGCCGCACTTCGAGTACAAGCTCGGGGACGTGACGCAGACCGGCGAGGAGGTCATCGCGCCGATCTCCTTCCCCGTGCCGATCAAGCCGTCGGTGCTGGCCGAGCAGCGCGCGGCGGCGTCGCTGTCGGTGCCGCCCGTCTACCGGCGCGATCCGGCCGTGGCGCGGCAGCTCGCGCAGAAGCTGGAGCGGCTGCGCGCGGACGTCGCCGGCTTCCAGCCGCTGGACTCGCTCGAGACCCGCGACCAGGGCATCGACCGCCTGCTCGGACTGCACCCGGGCCTCGAGCGCGACGCCATCGCCACGCTGCTCGCGAGCAAGCACCCGGGGCGCATCCTCGACGCGGTGGAACAGACCGTGGACAGCCTGCTCGAGGTCGGCATCCTCGACTCGCGGACGTCGCCGATCCAGGGCCGCGGCGGCGAGCCGCGGCTCACCCTGATCAGCACCGGCGGCGAGCGTCAGCTGCCCGCCGACGCCGTGGTGGACCAGGACGCGCTGGGCCGCGTGCTGCAGAGCAAGGCCAGCGCCCTGGCGGGCTGGACCAGCGAGGAGCGCGCGGCGTTCCGCTCGCTGGCGCGTTCGCACCTGCGTCCCAACTGCTTCGCGGATCCGGCCGAGACCGAGCTGCGCAAGCGCGCCGCGGCCGACGCCGTGCCCACGCAGCAGATCGTCGCCAAGGGCGTGCGCATCCTGAGTCCCAACGTCCAGGTGACGCAGGACCACCTCGACCGCCTGACGGCACTCGAGGCGGCGATGGGACACGAGGGGCAGAGCACCTGGCGGATCGTGGCGCTGCACGCCGGCCAGGCGCTGCTGCTCGTCTTCTTCACGCTGCTGATGACCCGCTTCCTTACTCTCTACCGGCACGACTTCTTCGTGGACCCGCGGCGCACGCTGCTGCTGCTGATCCTGCTCTTCATCTTCCTGGGCGTGAGCAAGTTCGCGCTGGATCTGGAGGGCGGCGGCGAGTACATGCTGCCGATCACCTTCGTGGCCATGATCGTGGCCGGCCTCTACGACGAGACCCTGGCCGTCATGGTCAGCACCTTCGCGCTGGTGCTGCTGGGCGTCACGGCGCAGCCGCCGGCGGGGGCCATGCTGGTGGCCTTCCTGGCGGGCGGCGCGGCCAGCTTCTCGATCCGGCAGCTGCGCAGCCGGCTGCAGCTCTACCGGAGCATCCTCTTCGTGGCGCTGGCCTATCTGCTGGGCGTCGGCGCGGTGCACCTGGCCCAGGGCCAGCTGCACGGCATGATCAAGGACAGCCTGGAGGGCATGGGCAACGGCCTGGTCTGCGCCTGGCTGGTGATGCCGATCCTGCCGCTGCTCGAGCGCATCTTCGACCTGACCACGGACTTCACGCTGCTGGAGCTCACGGACCTGAACCGGCCCATCCTCAAGCGCATGAAGGTGGAGGCGCCGGGCACCTTCCAGCACAGCCTGGCGGTGAGCAACCTCGCCGAGGCGGCGGCCGACGCGATCGGCGCCAACCCGCTGCTGGCCAAGGTCTGCGCCTACTACCACGACATCGGCAAGCTGGCCAAGCCCGACTACTTCGCCGAGAACATCCGCGGCTTCAAGAACCGGCACGAGAAGCTCACGCCCAACATGAGCGCGCTCATCATCGGCGACCACGTGAAGCGGGGCCTCGAGCTGGCGGATCAGATCAAGCTGCCGAGCATCGTGCGCCAGGGCATTCCCGAGCACCACGGCACCACGGTGATGCGCTACTTCTTCCACAAGGCCATGGAGCAGGACTCTCACGGCCAGGTGAAGGAGGACGACTTCCGCTACCCCGGCCCCAAGCCCCAGTCGGCGGAGACGGCGATCCTCATGCTGGCCGACACCGTGGAGGCCACGGCCCGCACGCTCAGCGAGCCCAGCGCGGCCAACATCCGCAGCGTGGTGAGCAGCAGCATCGACAAGCGCCTGGCCGAGGGCGAGCTGGAGGAGTGCGGGCTCAGCATCAGCGACCTGGCGGGGATCCGCGAGAGCTTCATCACGACGCTGCTCAGCATCTACCACCCGCGCATCAAGTACCCCACCGAGAAGCCGGCGGAGAAGCCGGCGCCGGGGGCGAAGCCGGAGAAGCAGGAGAACCGCGAGCAGCCCGCCGATGGCGGCAAGGCCGAGGCGCCCGCCGTGGAGGAAGCCCATGCGGCTCAGGATCGCGACGAATCCGGAGCACCCCGAACTCGCTGA
- the ybeY gene encoding rRNA maturation RNase YbeY, with protein MRLRIATNPEHPELADPEAEWLVWLADLASALGPADACVELSFVDDALMRRLNRDYRGKDASTDVLSFTYGSDSGGEATPDEDPEGEIVIAVPTARRQAAAAGHSLAEEVSVLVIHGLHHILGMDHEEDEEAARMASAEAPYRRRIAARFRSRERRS; from the coding sequence ATGCGGCTCAGGATCGCGACGAATCCGGAGCACCCCGAACTCGCTGATCCCGAGGCGGAGTGGCTCGTCTGGCTCGCGGACCTGGCCTCGGCGCTGGGTCCCGCCGACGCCTGCGTGGAGCTGAGCTTCGTCGACGACGCCCTGATGCGCCGCCTCAACCGCGACTACCGCGGCAAGGACGCGTCCACCGACGTGCTCAGCTTCACCTACGGCTCCGACAGCGGCGGCGAGGCGACGCCCGACGAGGATCCGGAGGGGGAGATCGTCATCGCGGTGCCCACCGCCCGCCGCCAGGCCGCCGCCGCCGGGCACTCCCTGGCCGAGGAGGTATCGGTGCTGGTAATCCACGGGCTTCATCATATACTGGGCATGGATCACGAGGAGGACGAGGAGGCGGCGCGCATGGCGTCCGCCGAGGCGCCCTACCGGCGCCGCATCGCCGCGCGCTTCCGGTCGCGCGAGAGAAGGAGCTGA
- a CDS encoding HlyC/CorC family transporter, which produces MDAASLWFLLALAATCLLSAAAAAFTTLLRVEPQAFEGDGRGVLARIQEHWPAQLALTLLLFPFLAMAASLMLGALRFRPLLADADGRLSAPLLVLLWLALVLVVLLAITLFRALGTRYPGTLTRLLGWVYIPAFFLLYPLNVLFGPLLRRLRLGRGLESLGPLVSAREVQDFVEHVGGEDILAEGEREMIASIVELRDTPVREVMIPRIDVKALDVETPYAEARAFVGSCGHSRIPVYKGSLDHVVGILYAKDLLRPESSQGAQAAPLMSMMRRPYFVPETKMAGDLLRRFQSLRQHLAIVVDEYGGTAGIVTLEDLLEEIVGEIRDEFDRDERLFELIDDNTARVDAKIDLEELGEIVGHTFVEREEDFESLGGLLLYHCGRILKPGDELALEPFTFRVESVQRQRIAKVIMMGEGLAASVREQGKAGAAGEGA; this is translated from the coding sequence GTGGACGCCGCTTCGCTTTGGTTTCTGCTGGCCCTGGCCGCCACCTGCCTGCTGTCGGCGGCGGCCGCCGCCTTCACCACGCTGCTGCGCGTGGAGCCCCAGGCCTTCGAGGGCGACGGCCGCGGCGTGCTCGCCCGCATCCAGGAGCACTGGCCCGCCCAGCTCGCGCTGACGCTGCTGCTCTTTCCCTTCCTCGCCATGGCGGCGAGCCTGATGCTCGGGGCGCTGCGCTTCCGTCCGCTGCTGGCGGACGCCGACGGCCGCCTGTCCGCGCCCCTGCTCGTGCTGCTCTGGCTGGCCCTGGTGCTGGTGGTGCTGCTGGCCATCACGCTCTTCCGCGCCCTCGGCACCCGCTACCCCGGCACGCTCACGCGACTGCTGGGCTGGGTCTACATCCCCGCCTTCTTCCTGCTCTACCCGTTGAACGTGCTCTTCGGACCGCTGCTGCGGCGCCTCAGGCTGGGCCGGGGGCTCGAGTCCCTGGGGCCCCTGGTGTCCGCGCGCGAGGTGCAGGACTTCGTCGAGCACGTGGGGGGGGAGGACATCCTCGCCGAGGGCGAGCGGGAGATGATCGCGTCCATCGTCGAGCTGCGCGACACGCCGGTGCGCGAGGTCATGATTCCTCGCATCGACGTGAAGGCCCTCGACGTCGAGACGCCCTACGCCGAGGCCCGCGCGTTCGTGGGCTCCTGCGGGCACAGCCGCATTCCCGTCTACAAGGGCTCGCTGGACCACGTGGTGGGCATCCTCTACGCCAAGGATCTGCTGCGCCCCGAGAGCAGCCAGGGCGCGCAGGCGGCGCCGCTCATGTCCATGATGCGGCGTCCCTACTTCGTGCCCGAGACCAAGATGGCCGGCGACCTGCTGCGCCGCTTCCAGTCGCTGCGCCAGCACCTGGCGATCGTGGTGGACGAGTACGGCGGCACGGCGGGGATCGTCACGCTGGAGGATCTGCTGGAAGAGATCGTGGGCGAGATCCGCGACGAGTTCGACCGCGACGAGCGGCTCTTCGAGCTCATCGACGACAACACCGCCCGCGTGGACGCCAAGATCGACCTGGAGGAGCTCGGCGAGATCGTCGGCCACACCTTCGTGGAGCGCGAGGAGGACTTCGAGAGCCTGGGCGGCCTGCTGCTCTACCACTGCGGGCGCATCCTCAAGCCCGGCGACGAGCTCGCGCTCGAGCCCTTCACCTTCCGCGTGGAGAGCGTCCAGCGCCAGCGCATCGCCAAGGTGATCATGATGGGCGAGGGCCTGGCCGCGTCCGTGCGCGAGCAGGGCAAGGCCGGCGCCGCGGGAGAGGGCGCATGA
- a CDS encoding DUF502 domain-containing protein, giving the protein MRRLRKYLMAGVAVTLPTVVTGWLLWKIVNGVDNILDPLQRRLFGFDVPLLGFLVVVLLLIIAGSIAGNFVGRRLLNLYQLLVTRVPLAGKIYRAVQQILDVFVRDNTQSFKSVVSFEYPRRGIWVLGFVSGVTPQGWAPAADPDGERLLNVFVPTSPNPTSGFLLLVPERDLRILDLSVEDALKVIISGGAFVPTPLASAPAPARRPVPEPRP; this is encoded by the coding sequence ATGAGGCGCCTGCGCAAGTACCTGATGGCCGGCGTGGCCGTCACGCTGCCCACGGTGGTCACCGGCTGGCTGCTGTGGAAGATCGTGAACGGCGTCGACAACATCCTCGACCCGCTGCAGCGGCGGCTCTTCGGCTTCGACGTGCCCCTGCTGGGCTTCCTCGTGGTGGTGCTGCTGCTCATCATCGCGGGGAGCATCGCTGGCAACTTCGTCGGCCGGCGGCTGCTGAATCTCTACCAGCTCCTCGTGACGCGCGTGCCCCTGGCCGGGAAGATCTACCGCGCCGTGCAGCAGATCCTCGACGTCTTCGTGCGCGACAACACGCAGTCCTTCAAGAGCGTCGTCAGCTTCGAGTACCCGCGCCGCGGCATCTGGGTGCTCGGCTTCGTGTCCGGCGTGACGCCCCAGGGCTGGGCGCCCGCGGCCGACCCCGACGGCGAGCGCCTGCTCAACGTCTTCGTCCCCACGAGCCCCAACCCGACGTCGGGCTTCCTGCTCCTGGTCCCCGAGCGCGACCTGCGCATCCTCGACCTCAGCGTGGAGGACGCGCTCAAGGTCATCATCTCGGGCGGCGCCTTCGTTCCCACGCCCCTCGCGTCCGCGCCGGCGCCCGCCCGCCGGCCCGTCCCGGAGCCGCGGCCGTGA